Part of the Sander lucioperca isolate FBNREF2018 chromosome 1, SLUC_FBN_1.2, whole genome shotgun sequence genome is shown below.
ATATTGGCTACCAGTCAGAGAATGATGTTCTCGAATCTTTAGCCTCGCCATTAGATTACAGCAATCAAAATGAGATCATTATAAGATATGTAAATGTAGCTCACAGCAAACACTTTTTCTTCCATATTAACAAATCTGTAAAAACTGCATTTATGCTGCCTTTTTAATTAGGAGAAGCTTCTTATTGGTTACCCACTAGAAAAACCATCACCTGGATACACATGCTGTGTCCCAATTCCATACTTGGTACTTCAAATCTAAACGGTGTCAAAATGAAGTATGCATAAAACGTCAGTTGCACTATTCTGCCACAAGGCGAAAAGGAAATGGAGGAGCTGTTCACAGcagcaaaacattaaaaaaaaattgtggatAATATTTTTTGTGAAACCCCACATAACTACTGGATGACTTGCCATGAAATATATTATGGACACTTGTGTCCCAAttaggatgaattgtaataactttggagATCCCCTGTCCATCTAGAGCCATCATCGGGTCAAAATTCCAATTTGTCCAATATTTTGTTTCATGACCATGGAtgaaatacctgcaaaactaatgattgTTTACTTAATATAACCTACAAGTGAAGACATTTTCAACATTGCTAACCATGTTGTGGCACATGCTTTTAGTGAGCTGAAATGTAGAATCTAACCAGTTTAAGGGTTTGAGCGGGTGGCGACTTTTGTTTAAAGAAAGGGTTAAAAGGGTACTTTGGCTTGAGTGTTGAGCAATGCTGAACCTTGAATCTGATCATAACTTTGTTCAGGGCTTTTGATTatccttatttatttttgacattttgtgttaAAGTTGATGCCGTGTTTTGGGCACAGAAGTTGTCAGCAGCTGTGGCCTTCTCACTGAAAGTTTAAAATGTGTTGGGATTCAACACAATCTGTAGGAGCTGATGTAGTATTGAacatatgtcaacaaaatgtcTAAAACATCTGTAACATCTGCACACAGAGGATCCACACAGACTTTTAGCTCAAAATTCATAAAGATAAAAGCACTTGCATTCAATGGATTGTGTTGGCATAACAGTGATTTTATACAAAATCCTGTTTGATGTCACATTCCCATTTACAGTTGCTAGTTTgcctacattaaaaaaaagttaatttcgaTGGAGTTACAAGCTGTTAGTGGTAGCTGCTTATTTCCTCCAGTTTACcattgcattcattttttttttgctatacaCTGGACAGATGGAATCAGTTGAGTTAATCTAAGGAGGATAAACCATTAAGTGTCTGTAGGTATTTATTGTAGCAAATTGTCCTTGCAAACTTTAAACTTAGATTTTAAGCAACAGTCACATGCAGTAGATTATCCTAGTTTTAGATTATACAAATGTATAACTTTGGTTTCAGCATTTCAGCAGTCATGAGGCTTCATAATTAGTGTGTTCTGGAAACATTTCATCCTATGTATTAGAAAAGGATATTTTAAACCACAAAAGTGGTTGGCTGACGCATGTAGCAACTCTTGTAGTTATGGTGGCGGCTGTCACATGATAACACGGCATCATGTTCTATCTGAAGGAACGAGACACGAAACTGCTTTGAGAACAGAAGGGAGCAGGAGATAAAAGGAAGTGTAAAGGATAATTTCAAAAAaagctgttattttatttttatttagctACTGACTAAATGAAGGTGAACAAACAGATGTTTTCTAACTGCTGGaagttttatgtatttttggatttttgttttctgtcattttaatttatattaaaatGTCTTGACAATTCCCAAACTTTGTTGACTTCATTTTGACTTTTTGGCTAAcacttaacacacacaaacacttatcAGCTCACTTATCCTAAACAGATTAATGATAATGAACAGGACAGCAGATTGACAGTTATACAGTCATGCTGCAGATCAAACATTAATACACTGGTAGACATCTGTAGTGTTGCACATTTACTTTTTGGGATAAAACAAACAGGAACAGACACAAAAGCTATTACAAATCTCaatttcaaaacactacacagaaGTTTGACTATGCCCCTATGGGCCATGAGGACATACTGAAGATCATGGGAGAGTCTGCAGTAATGTGTTTGACAGGATGGGTTACCATAGATATCAGCATGTTATACTGGTCATTGTCATGTGcatctgctttttttaaaatgtcttcttttaTCCTGGCTTTAGAATTTGTTCTGATGTCCCACTTGGACCTTAACAATAAAGGGGGacattgctttttaaatgtcaacACATGTGACTTAGATTTTACTGCAATAGTCCCAGGTGACTGGCAATAAACTCCAATCTGCTCAGGAAACAAACATCAGCACATCACAGTtcaaaaagaggaaaaactaGATTGAGTTCAGTGGTAGAGGAGAAAAATTCACGGAAGAAATTGATGGGCGACACAGATCAAGGGTCATTAGTTCAACAGACGGAGGTAAGGAGTTGAGTCAACTTTCATAAATATTTCCATCCCTGTATTTTGCTGAACTCAACCCCCCTCCTCATCACTCATTTGCTATCTCCATTGTCCTTGTTCAAGTATTCTTTGCTGGTTGAGGAGTCCCCGTCTGCAGGACAATGTTCCTCCTGGCTCTGGGAACCCAGCAGTTGGGCCCTGAACTCCAGCCGGGCTTGCCGGTTTGACTCCAGAAGTTCGTGCAGTTTGCCATTAAGTGAATCATTCCGATCTTCCAGGTCATCAAGATAGGTGTTGATCTGATCTAGCATGGAGTTGATGGCTTCATACTCTGTGGATATGCAGCAGAGAGATTAGTCATTTCTGTCAGAGTTGTACAGTAAGAACTTCCTTGCAGAGTAAAGAGAGATTTCTGGTCTTAAacataaaatatgtaattagGATGTACAAAAGGATTTCTTTATGTCCCCAATACCCCCATTATTTTAGACACGCTTAATGCTGTCAAATTACCAATTTTTGACTTCCTATAACTATCAGTAACTGTATGATCTAATGTGTAAATGGCTAGCACAGACAGGCAAGAGGGCAACCTAAATCAGAGCTACAGTATGCTTTTCTTAAGCTTAAACAAATATTCAGCATTTTTTCACCCATATCAGCCAATCCCCAGGATGAAATTATCTACAAATCAGAGTAGATGTAACCTGTGTTACAAAAATAACTGTATATAGGTATTAAAAAAGACAATACTTTAGACAACTTCATAAACAATACAACTAAATCTCAAGAAATAAGCAACAAATGTGGACTGATACTGCTTTTTAAGGCTGTTAAAAGCATATACCAGAAGCTTGTTGATATTAGAACTGTATTTCCAAACAGAATTCCCATCTAATGTTTACAGTACTTAACAAATCAACTCAACTTGAGGAGTTGAAGAAGGACCTCAAGCTGAAAAGCAGATATACAGCCCAGATGTTATCTGGAGATAAATCTTAAAATATGCTGAAGAATCAGAATTAGTTTTATTGCCAAAAGAGGTTTTCACTTgcatggaatttgccttgggtgtgtttggtgcatacaataaacaTATGAAAATAGAATAAGCAATAAACAATAGAGCAAAGTACTGCAACAGTTAAGAACATAGatatagaaaaaaatatgtaaaagacACTATGacaaatatgtataatataacTGTTTTAAGGCTGTGTACGGTTTTGTGCAGGGTGTGCAAAATATGAATCTGGATGTGATAAAGTTCAAAGTATAGCTATATACAATACACAGATCTCCACAGACGGCAAACAACACAACTGCTGTCAATTTGAGAGTGTAACCTATAATGATATTACTGGGGCAGATATAGCTAAGTCCAACATTCAACGTGTTACCTGACATCAAGTGGAGGTGTCATGATCTAATTCAAGTAGTGCTTCGGGATAGTGACTTTATTGACCAAAGATCACTGGAATTGCACACTGAATTAGCTAGATATTAGTGTGCAAGTACGCATCGATAACAATAAATGAACACATTAGCACTTACCTTCGTCCTCGAATTCATCTTCGTCGTTGATAATACCATCGTCAATTGGGATGTTTGGATCTCCATTTGGTCCAGACATTATTTAACTTTAAATCTTCACGTTTATTACTTTAAAATAGTTAGCAGTCGTAACTGTATGCTgttaagctagctagctgggttGCCAGGTAATTAGCATTAGCAAACTAAGGAGAAACAGTTCAAATTCAGCAAAATGAATGAACGAACAAGTTCACCGTTAAATGTCTAATTTAACGTTATCTTCTTCGGATTTTTATTGGCGGTTGGCAACGTTAACGTTATCGTCAGACAGTTTGATTAAATATACACAGATTCCAGGAGGAAGCCTCCGACGAGGCGAGTTGGCTAGCTTGACATTTGTCGTCATTGGCCTGGCAGACGTCAGATAGTTGTTTACTGAAGTGATGCATTATGGGGGCGGGCTTGTTACGTAACAGCAAAGATTGTTGTAGTAATAAGAAAGAGTACTCATACTGTACGGATAACTTGATGAGTAGTTgagttaaaatatatatacaataatacacCTCAGAAAATATTTAAAGCGTTTTCACGTTACTATTACTAGTGCCTGTTTTAGAGCAAGATCAagtcttttatttaaagtttctTCCATACCACCGCAGCTTACTTATCGACTACAATTATGGTTTCTGGAAATACGAACGGAGTGGTATCTCGATTTTATTCTCCTGCTCTCTGATTCCGAGCGGTCAGAGTCAGCTGACTTAACGCACCTGACTTAAGCCAATTTACGTTCATTTTTGACACATGTTGAGGTTACTGTTTATAGGCATACATActatataaaatacatttgaGGTCTGTGTCATAGTAGCAGATTTATTGTATACAGTTATGCTAGTTTGCTGCTCATTTATCTTATTTAATCAGTTTCCCTGCTAGCTTACTGAAAACCTCAAGCTTTACTCGGTTTAACGACACTCAAATTGattgaatcaatcaatcaaagggTCACGTTTGATCAATACCACAACGATAGTTGAAATGGAAGCTGTACCCTTTCGTCTAAGCTGACCTTCCTGACTTTGTTCACTGGATGGCGCTAAAATATCATGCAACAGAGTCTGCGGCTGCGCCTTCGACCCACGTGTAGTCGTTTCCTGTAAGGGGGTGGCCTGATCAACACGCACTGAAAGATTTGTTTTGAAGTGTTTTTAAGCTATGGATGAATTACCTACGGACCTCAAAGCCTTTCTTCTTAACCACCCCTTTCTTCACCTTACAGATGGCAAAAAGGTTAGCGAGTTAATGACATCACATTACACGAAACACACCGTTGTTCAATTTGATGCTAGCCATATTGCTAACTATCTCACGAGCCATATACTTTGAAGTGTTGTGATGGCTACCTCATTTCATTTGTTGTCTTCAGATCAAATGCACTCTGAATGGCCATGAGTTTCCATGCAACCTGGCGGAGCTAGAGAAGTTCACTAAAGGGAAGAAGTATGAGAAACTTAGTGCTGCAGCAGAGTTCAACTACAGCCAGTATGAACCGCACGTTGTATCAAGCACAAAACAACCGTAAGGAGACTCTTGCTTGCCATTTTGCAAGAGAAACACTTATATTACTTGCATGGACATTTCTCACTCCGAAATGGGCTGAATGTGTGAAGCCAGTCAGGACATCAGTGTAATGTGTTTTCTGATGtctcttttctgttttacaGCAATCAGCTCTTCTGTAAGCTGACCCTCAGACACCTCAACCGGCAGCCGCATCATGTCCTAAGACATGTTAACGGGAAACGCTTCAAGAAAGCCCTCTCTAAATGTCAGTGCATTACTTATCTACATGCAtggcactttgtttttgttttatacacATTATGAACTTTTCATTTAATTgaatttcttttactgtctatgattATGAAGTAGTGGGTTTAGTATGCATTTTGAACAGTACATCtataatacaatacaatctAGGCCTAAGTCACAGACGTTTAGTGTTATACTCATTATTCAGTGAGGAAATCAAAGCTATCTGGTGTATATCtgctgattaaaaaaatgtatttccatGATAACCTTTATCTGCTGAACATAATCTTCCCAATCTGCTTGACCAACGTTTTCATACATTTGGGGATTTTGTTGAATGCAGTAAATTATAAACACCAGAATCAATTGTCTTAAGGCAAGTATAACCCAATAACACTGTCATCCCCACATCATCAAAGCAGTCACAATATTCACATAAAGTTTTGATTTCACACTGATCGACTTCTATTTTAGATTTACACTGTAGTGTTGCTTCCGTTCTTATTAGTGTTGCCGTTGTACCTTGGTCCTTTAAATCTCCTTGATAATATCACTAAACTTCAATCACAGCATTCTTAATGGAGCTATAGGTTTGCCCAGCAAGGACACGTTTGAATCAAATCAGAAACCATTACAGTGTTCTATCAGTATTATCAATATGCAGTCCATATAATACACCGCAGATATGTTGGACATTTCACACTGTCAATTTCATTGCTGACATGACTGTCTCATTCTGCTCTAGATGAAGAGTGTGTGAAGCAAGGGATTGAATTTGTTCCAGCCAGACTCAAACAGAAAAGGCCCAAAGACATCAGAGAGGAGGTCAATTGGGGGAAGCCCTCAAAACACGGGAACAACGCGTTCGAACCCTCATCCAGTGACGAGGATCACAGTGACTCAGAAGACAGCATGAGTGACCTCTACCCTTGTCAGTATCCCGGGTGCACACAGTGTAGACATCTTTGTCCACTTTTTATTATAATGGttgttatgtctaactgtatgtcAGTGAGTTCCCAAGAGTCTGCAGGATTTAACTCCAGGCAAAACCTAGTGAATTTATTGTGGCTTGTAGGATAGCAGTTTTACTTTGCTGTAACACTGTTTCATATGTTCCCATAGCCACAATGTTCACTTTAAAAAATGAGGTGGAAGAAAATATGGAGGGTGACGGGGATAAGGAGGAAGATGACTTCCAAACAGATGAAGACGAGGAAATGGAACTGGATAAGCCGGTTCTGCAGAAACGCAAGAAGGTCTGTCaaaatgggattttttttttgtttgttgaatcCAATCAGCGTTAATAGCTTGCACTAATATAATTTTGTTTTCCTGACTGACATTAAAGCTGTCATATTTATGTCTTTTAGGTACAGGGCGGTGGTTTTCAGAAGAAATTCAGAAATAACCACTGGAAATCAGGCCGAAAGAAACCTGGGAAAGTGCCAAATGGAAAGTAACACCTGAAACCATTTATGTGTAGTATTTTTATCCCTGGTTATTTGTCAGGGAGCAACACTGCACTTCCAGTTAGTAGTATTCATTTCTGAGCCAGCCTGACCTTTGTAAAGGTGAACATCCCTTcaatttttcatattttctgcATATGAAAGGTTGTCTCTTTTCCGAGTTGTGATGTTGCACAGATCCTATGAGGCTGATTTACgtgaaatgaaaaatgttagTGGCTGTGAACGCATCGTTTGACCGGATAAGTTGTATTGTCTGGTTTGCAACAAGTGTGATTGTATAAAATACACCTCAATTTGGATTTGCAAACATTGTCTTTTTCTTCATTCCTCCAGTAAAGTTTCAGAGAAATGATGCTGCCCCAACACCCATACCAAGACACTCTGTTGGTTTTCTTTTAAGTTCTTACTCTTATGTGTATGCACGTTGTTTTTTAGGCAGTTCGTGTAAAGCATTTTGTTTATGGAAGTTGTAGAAATTAAGCAAAGTGTGGCGATTAAGTTGTTCAACACAATAGCAAAAATAATCCTGTCATAATTTTGTAGGCTGGCTGTTGTGTGAACTCTTTGATTAGTACAGCTCCTACTTCTGTGAAGAAAATgtcctttcttttttcattcatttatgcattcaattatttcatttttaactcAATAAAGTGCATTCACATTCTGATTTAATCATAATTTGAATGCATATCAGAGTGTATTTCTAAGTTGGTTTTCACATACATAACAAGGATTTGGCCTTGGTATCTTGGTGCATAACAATAAAcatagtaaaagaaaaaaaactactacAGAAGCCAAGAATCATAAATAGAAACATTcactataaaaaaagaaaaatatatcaaAAGAGTAGTAGCAGTGAACTAAATGTGCTGTCATCGtcattttctttaaataaagaattcattcattcattataaGAGACAAGAGGATTGCACATCTATCCAAAAAGTGTAACCATCCATATAATCTGCGTGGGTTACATGAGTTTGCAAGGTTGAACATGAACATGTCTTAAGGtttatggtaaaaaaaataattcagatgAGGTGGAGGATATAAACCTGTGCTTCTTTTCATGTGTAAAAGCCGTTAACAACGCTgggtagctaacgttatgtcaAGCCCTGATCAGTAGTATACGTGGCATACAGCGGTTGCAGTACCATGTAGCGgggctctgtctctctcgtcaAATCGCGGGGCATTGTGGGGCGGAGGCGGCCTTTCTCTGCGTCCAGGCGATCGGGAAATCTTCAAGTAAATAACGTTAACGGGGGGAGGAGCAGTCCGAGCGCAGCATAAGAAAAATCCAACACATTGCAGTTGTGTTGCGCTGagctttaattattaaaacatttaatattaCACAAATATGGGACAGGAGGACCTCATGAACACAGCCGAAGACGTGGCGGACCAGGTAACTTCAATTTTAGCACGACACTTGTTAGCcgctgttagcatgttagctgcTAACTAGTTTCTCTCAGAATGAAGTAGGCTCTTGAGTTCTCTTTCCTCCAACGTTGTGACGCctttaattattgtttttacAAGTCCGCAGTACCTAGCTGACGGCATTAATACGACCCTAAACCAACGCTATAGCTAATTTACTCGTGTTTTAATTTGCAAGAGAAATGGTTGAGGTGTTTGGTCCTGTCATGTGTCTCCAGATGGATTAGCTAGCATTATACTTCACACCGACAGTGTGAAACTGACATATGTTTGGGGAAGGCCACACTTAACACACTTATAAATATGGATGCCTACATCATTATGCCAGCTATTTAGCTTGTCGTCTGTATCCGTGTGTGGTTTATTAACAGTATCTCAGCCAGACAGCAGTTGTGAAATCACACAGCTTAGCCTTCAAGTTATTGGCTAACATTTAGTAATATTGTGTAGCACCCTAATGGTTTGGCATTGCTGGTGGCTTAGGGTTACAGAATATCTCTAAATCGGAGAAGCATTTGGCTTTTCTAAACTTGGCATCTGTATGTGGCCTTGACAGAGCTGTCCCAGCATACAGTTCACCCAAAAACTCGACGTGAACCCTTCACTTAGGCTAAATAAGTTACATGCAACAGCTGCCTTTATGTTACGTTAGTTACTGGTATGTCTGTCTTTctgagtttttgttgttgttgtttcactGGGTAGTGCACAGATCTAAGAGGTAAGATGAGATATCAAGATCAGATGCCAGGTCTGTCTGTGACTCATGTTCCTATGTAGACTGTGAAAAGCCccagaaggttttttttttgtcctgttcTGTCATTTAAAAAGTTACTGTAGTCTGGCTTATAAGAGGTATGTGCTTCTGTAGTGTTGTGTGTTGGATTCATGGCCTTGTGTTTTTGCAGGTCAGGCCAGACTTTTAATGTCAGCTATCTCTTTGGAAGCGTACTTTCAGTAGGCCTAATTCTTCTAAAGGAGTAGAGTCCGTTCAAACATGAAGTCCTGGAGTCAGTTCTGTGTATGTTTATGGCAGCTGTGTTGACTGAACTCAATCCACATGCCAAAAACGGCACCACCTCCCTAATGGAATTACAACTGATTGATTTATACACTCCTATCActaatgctgtgtattgtaaaacGTGAACCTGAAATATCCTGCTTTGTAAGAAACTCTGCAAGGGCACATTACTCCACCTCACTTAGTGGTCCTGAGCTAATATGTTACTTTACACGTTACTTAACAAAATGGTCTATTTCTAGGCTGTTGCAGCGACCTCAGACTTGTTAGGATTGGCTCCCAGTTCGTCCATTCATGTTTCACATAGCAGTCATAGTGGGAGTTGGTGGATGCTGATAGGCTGCCGAGCTCTGACAGTGCTGATGTGGACAGCTGAGTAGGCGGGGCATGGGGCAGGTCACTGCACCTCTACTATGTCACTGTACTATGTAAGGATCTGTTCAtgaattattttctattttgagAGAAGATCGTAGTGTAGtttcttttcttgtttaaaCATTTAGCATACTTCAACTCATAATAATAGAATAAGCGTTTAGGGTTTTAACAGGGAGGCACAGCCCTGTTATTGTCTTGAGAACAAAACTCCCGCCTTGCACATAGTTCCCTTTTTACACTTGAAATCAATTATGCTCAAATCCAGTTGTATGATCAGTTATTAGATCTTTGTAGCTTTTTTTGCTGTAATATTCAACATGGGTAATCTGGGGGGGGGCAGAACATCATGTACAGTATCactccttttttgtttttaaatattttattgagAAAAGTCTCTGTAGTAGTTGTACTGATACTATAAATAATCAGTATTGAAGTTTAAATGGCAGCTATGTAAGAAGCTATGTAGTCTAAAAAtggataaaacaaaaaaactaagaaaaacaACTTATCTACATCCTGTACTTACTCCATGCATTGCATTTACTTACTAAAACAAAGTAACAGGTGGCACACCATTTGTCATAGCTTTAGGTAATGGCGTACTCTTATCTATAAGGATCCACACTATTTGGCAATAGGACTTCTTTGGGAAATTTGTTCATGCAAAGTCTATCCCAGGCAGCAATTCAGCCTTAATGACTACTGTTTCGACATTCACTTAGCATTGCAATTGCATTCAAATGACTAGTGGGTTAATTCCTATCCCTATAATTGACAATGTAAATAATAATTAGTAGCAGTCCTGTtgacttgtttttttcattatttagaCTAGACACTATTTAGAGATCTGTCTGAGTAGCAGCAGGTCAGAACATGGTTGGGTTTTTCAAAAGGAGTCTTTATGGGAATCTTGTTTAAATTTAGTTATGTGTTACAGCTTGGTGACCCAGTAATGTTGTTTCTCAGTTATGCTGTTGTAAGCTAGCCTTGTAACGCCTCAGAAAACACATCCTTTGATTGTAATTCTTTGCACTTCAAGCCATCCTCTTTCTTGTGAATCACTTGTTTCTCCTCTTCCTTCCCTCTGTTGCCCAGTTCCTGCGGCTAACCAAACATTACCTGCCCCACCTGGCGCGTCTCTGTCTCATCAGCACCTTCCTGGAAGACGGCATCCGCATGTGGTTCCAGTGGAATGAGCAGAGAGACTACATCGAGGCGACCTGGAGCTGTGGCTACTTCCTGGCCACCTGCTTTGTGCTGCTTAACTTGATAGGACAGCTGGGTAAGTGAATGGGAGGCAGTGCACCATCAGGTCACGGTCCAGACATGAGATGAGTCAACTCATATTTTACTGTAGTAGGAAGTTACATGTTTTTGTAGTTATTGACTCATAATTTAGGGCAAATGTATGAAAAGTCAGCTCAGTGCATTTCAGCCCCATTGTGTCTGCAGTTTGCAACACGTTGTGCAATAGTGTGAACTTCACTTCTGGGTAATAAACCATCATGCTGATTAGGGAGGTCAGGGGAGACTGACAAGACTTGTTGAAGGAAGCCAAGAGGCAGTTCACTTGTCCATGCATCAGTTTTGCAGCGTATGCGAAAATGTATCCCTGAGCTCCTTGAACTTTGAAGCAGATGGGCTGTAAGAGCAGAAGTTCGCACACTGCACACTGATGAAGGCATCACCCAAAATGTAGCAGAAGAGAGAAAACATCAAGTAGATGTCAGGTCCCATTCTTCATTCACGTTAGAGCCAGACTATGAAGCTACATACTGTAATCAGGATAGCATGACAGGTGAAGTTTGAAAATTTGCCCTAGCAGTAATATGGTGTCTGTTGAGACAAGCTGAAGCTGACAGTCAGTTTGGCATGAACAGTATGAATCCTTAGACCCTGCCACATGTTTTGGCGACCAGATTATATGGTCATAAGTCTTGTGGCAGATAAAGCAGTTAATAAGCCTGAAACTGTAAACTATGTACTTTTCTGTGTGTATTAGCAGGGGAAATGTGTTGATTTACTCAAATGACATTACTGATAATGATAATTATGATTTAATTCAGATAACATGACAAATTATGATGCTATTTGTCATTGTAAAGAATAAGAATAAGTGTGCTGCAGCCACAATGACCATAACTTTGTTGTGTGTTTCCTAACAGGTGGTTGTGTCCTCATCCTCAGTAGAAATTTTGTACAGTATGCCTGCTTTGGATTATTTGGCATCATAGCATTACAGGTGCGAACACTTACATtataatgacatttttaatgTACACAACCATTATGTCTTTGTATCTGATCTGGAATTTCTTTTTCCCCCACCAGACTGTTGCTTACAGCATTTTATGGGACCTCAAATTTTTGATGAGGTAAGTGTCACTCTGTGTAGGTTTatcttttgttttaaaaactaaatttgGATATGCTTGTTGTTAATCTCACACTGACACTGTGGTTTCTGATATTAAGTTTGGAATTTCACTGCTTATGATCCtagataaacaaaaaaaagaaactatcttaaaggtacaatatgtaatactgacagctaatgTTTAAAGTAGTTattgcagtacaaattcaaaataccggagagagtcgtctcccccaccccctcctccccagactcaaagttcacggaggttgccaggctaaCCGCAGCatccatagtctcgctttgccagaccctcctccaaggCGCGCTGCAGGAGCATCCACAActatgttgctagacgcttgtctcacatagccagacattacttcacagcacagtggagtagctaacgttagatgctggctatattgacagttaTAGAAGCCcatgctcacgcggagctctgtacccaactgacaggcacactttttcggcttagaattatggtaggaaccactaaaaacacaaccttgccatcctctccacccgacggaccgacacacttcctaggcttagaattatggtaggaaccgctaaaaacaccgctaccttgccgtcctctccacccgactgaacacactttattggcttagaattacggcaacaatcgctaaacacactgcaaactcacggtcctctcttccctATTAAGGTAggtaatgcttacctgttcaggaggaaattagccaactcggc
Proteins encoded:
- the c1h9orf16 gene encoding UPF0184 protein C9orf16 homolog, with product MSGPNGDPNIPIDDGIINDEDEFEDEEYEAINSMLDQINTYLDDLEDRNDSLNGKLHELLESNRQARLEFRAQLLGSQSQEEHCPADGDSSTSKEYLNKDNGDSK
- the surf2 gene encoding surfeit locus protein 2, with amino-acid sequence MDELPTDLKAFLLNHPFLHLTDGKKIKCTLNGHEFPCNLAELEKFTKGKKYEKLSAAAEFNYSQYEPHVVSSTKQPNQLFCKLTLRHLNRQPHHVLRHVNGKRFKKALSKYEECVKQGIEFVPARLKQKRPKDIREEVNWGKPSKHGNNAFEPSSSDEDHSDSEDSMSDLYPSTMFTLKNEVEENMEGDGDKEEDDFQTDEDEEMELDKPVLQKRKKVQGGGFQKKFRNNHWKSGRKKPGKVPNGK